In the Streptomyces formicae genome, one interval contains:
- a CDS encoding ATP-dependent DNA helicase codes for MPPRITDPEQLKELLGIPFTPEQTACITAPPAPQVIVAGAGSGKTTVMAARVVWLVGTGQVAPEQVLGLTFTNKAAGELAERVRQALVKAGVTDPEAVDPDNPPGEPVISTYHAFAGRLLTDHGLRIGLEPTSRLLADATRFQLAARVLREAPGPYPALTRSFPDLVSDLLALDSELAEHLVRPERLRQYDTELLRALADAKLSNADLRKVPETAAARLELAELVGHYRAAKRSRDLLDFGDQIALSATLARTRGEVGEILRDEFRVVLLDEYQDTSVAQRILLSGLFGGGTGHPVTAVGDPCQAIYGWRGASVANLDDFPEHFAYADGRPATRHALSENRRSGGSLLDLANGLAEPLRAMHAGVEALRPAPGAERDGVVRCALLRTHAEEIDWLADSIAHLVRTGKAPGEIAVLCRTATDFGEIQGALVARDIPVEVVGLSGLLHLPEVADLVAVCEVLQDPGANASLVRLLTGPRWRVGARDLALLGRRARLLVRHGHAAPDDPDRRLAEAVEGVDPAEVISLADALDTFLETPLTADDPSGGDDGLPFSADARVRFARLAAELRELRRSLSDPLMDVLHRVLAVTGLEVELSASPHALAARRRETLSNFLDVAASFAANDQGASLLAFLGFLRTAAQYEKGLDNALPGGENTVKVLTAHKSKGLEWDVVVVPGLVNGTFPSAQGREKWTAQAKVVPHELRGDAATLPDIDAWDAKGMKAFHEAMKDHQRTEELRLGYVTFTRPRSLLLGSGHWWGPSQKKPRGPSDFLQALHDHCAAGHGEIEVWADEPEQDEENPALEEATADRAWPLPLDDASLARRRAAARTVLDHLDRLTGESAPEHARSHEEAHPSAHDDVPPADDPEWPPPPPEDEEEGGGAEAGSYGEGGHEDPGYPDDADPVDWDSLAKERPAVPHPADAPGAETARPGAPADGGHARVPLPATAPDARPHPAERVPDTRPAPDGPRARLTPEEARTLASWDRDLDALTGELLRAREAVRDVPVPPSLTASELMRLAADPEGFAQELARPMPRPPQPAARRGTRFHAWIESRFEALTLPMLAPEDLPGGGPDEAEIADERDLEALKESFERTEYAHRTPYRVEVPFQFVIAGRVVRGRIDAVYKDGDGDDTTYEIVDWKTSRTHSADPLQLAVYRLAWAEQQGVPLESVKAAFLYVRSGETARPRNLPGRAELERLLLEEPDTAPDAEPREEPTPDGG; via the coding sequence GTGCCACCTCGCATCACCGACCCCGAGCAGCTCAAAGAGCTCCTCGGCATCCCGTTCACCCCGGAGCAGACGGCCTGCATCACCGCGCCGCCCGCCCCGCAGGTGATCGTTGCCGGAGCGGGGTCGGGCAAGACGACGGTGATGGCGGCCCGCGTGGTCTGGCTGGTCGGCACCGGACAGGTCGCCCCCGAGCAGGTGCTCGGCCTGACGTTCACGAACAAGGCGGCGGGCGAGCTCGCCGAGCGGGTGCGCCAGGCCCTCGTCAAGGCGGGCGTCACCGACCCCGAAGCGGTCGACCCGGACAACCCTCCCGGCGAGCCCGTCATCTCCACGTACCACGCCTTCGCGGGCCGCCTCCTGACCGACCACGGCCTGCGCATCGGCCTGGAGCCGACCTCACGCCTGCTCGCCGACGCCACCCGCTTCCAGCTCGCCGCGCGCGTGCTGCGCGAGGCGCCAGGACCCTACCCGGCGCTGACCCGGTCCTTCCCCGACCTCGTCAGCGACCTCCTCGCCCTCGACAGCGAGCTCGCCGAGCACCTCGTGCGGCCCGAGCGCCTCCGCCAGTACGACACCGAACTGCTGCGCGCCCTCGCGGACGCCAAGCTCAGCAACGCCGACCTGCGCAAGGTCCCGGAGACGGCGGCCGCCCGCCTCGAACTGGCCGAGCTGGTGGGCCACTACCGCGCCGCCAAGCGCTCCCGCGACCTCCTCGACTTCGGCGACCAGATCGCCCTGTCCGCGACGCTCGCCCGCACCCGCGGAGAGGTCGGCGAGATCCTCCGCGACGAGTTCCGCGTCGTCCTCCTCGACGAATACCAGGACACCTCGGTCGCCCAGCGCATCCTCCTGTCCGGCCTGTTCGGCGGCGGCACGGGCCATCCGGTGACCGCGGTCGGCGACCCCTGCCAGGCGATCTACGGCTGGCGCGGCGCCTCCGTGGCGAACCTGGACGACTTCCCCGAGCACTTCGCGTACGCCGACGGGCGCCCCGCCACCCGTCACGCGCTCAGCGAGAACCGCCGCAGCGGCGGCAGCCTCCTGGACCTGGCCAACGGCCTCGCGGAGCCGCTGCGCGCCATGCACGCGGGCGTGGAGGCCCTGCGGCCCGCGCCCGGCGCCGAGCGCGACGGCGTGGTGCGCTGCGCCCTCCTGCGCACGCACGCCGAGGAGATCGACTGGCTCGCCGACTCGATCGCCCACCTGGTGCGCACCGGCAAGGCGCCCGGCGAGATCGCGGTCCTGTGCCGCACGGCGACGGACTTCGGCGAGATCCAGGGCGCCCTCGTCGCCCGCGACATCCCCGTGGAGGTCGTCGGCCTCTCCGGACTCCTGCACCTGCCGGAGGTCGCCGACCTCGTCGCCGTCTGCGAGGTCCTCCAGGACCCGGGGGCCAACGCCTCCCTGGTGCGCCTGCTGACAGGACCCCGCTGGCGCGTCGGCGCCCGCGACCTCGCCCTCCTGGGGCGCCGCGCCCGCCTCCTCGTACGACACGGGCACGCCGCCCCCGACGACCCGGACCGGCGCCTCGCCGAGGCCGTCGAGGGGGTCGACCCGGCCGAGGTCATATCGCTCGCGGACGCGCTGGACACCTTCCTGGAGACACCGCTCACCGCGGACGACCCCTCCGGAGGGGACGACGGGCTGCCGTTCTCGGCGGACGCGCGGGTGCGCTTCGCCCGGCTCGCCGCCGAACTGCGCGAGCTGCGCCGCTCGCTGTCCGACCCCCTGATGGACGTGCTGCACCGCGTGCTGGCCGTGACGGGCCTGGAAGTGGAGCTCTCCGCCTCGCCGCACGCCCTCGCGGCCCGCCGCCGCGAGACGCTCTCCAACTTCCTCGACGTCGCCGCGTCCTTCGCCGCCAACGACCAGGGCGCCTCGCTGCTCGCCTTCCTCGGCTTCCTGCGCACGGCCGCCCAGTACGAGAAGGGCCTCGACAACGCCCTGCCGGGCGGCGAGAACACGGTCAAGGTGCTCACCGCCCACAAGTCCAAGGGCCTCGAGTGGGACGTCGTCGTGGTCCCCGGCCTGGTCAACGGCACCTTCCCGAGCGCACAGGGCCGCGAGAAGTGGACCGCCCAGGCCAAGGTCGTGCCGCACGAGCTGCGCGGTGACGCGGCCACGCTGCCCGACATCGACGCCTGGGACGCCAAGGGCATGAAGGCGTTCCACGAGGCGATGAAGGACCACCAGCGCACCGAGGAACTCCGCCTCGGCTACGTCACGTTCACCCGCCCCCGCTCGCTGCTCCTCGGCTCGGGCCACTGGTGGGGCCCCTCCCAGAAGAAGCCGCGCGGCCCCTCGGACTTCCTCCAGGCCCTGCACGACCACTGCGCGGCGGGCCACGGCGAGATCGAGGTCTGGGCGGACGAACCGGAGCAGGACGAGGAGAACCCGGCGCTGGAGGAGGCGACCGCCGACCGGGCCTGGCCGCTCCCGCTGGACGACGCCTCGCTGGCCCGCCGCCGCGCCGCCGCGCGGACGGTCCTCGACCACCTGGACCGCCTGACGGGGGAGAGCGCGCCCGAGCACGCCCGCTCCCACGAGGAGGCCCACCCGTCGGCACACGACGACGTGCCCCCGGCCGACGACCCCGAGTGGCCACCGCCACCTCCGGAGGACGAAGAAGAGGGCGGAGGGGCCGAAGCGGGCTCCTACGGAGAGGGTGGTCACGAAGACCCCGGTTACCCCGACGACGCCGACCCGGTGGACTGGGACTCCCTGGCGAAGGAGCGCCCGGCCGTCCCGCACCCCGCGGACGCCCCCGGCGCCGAGACCGCCCGCCCCGGCGCCCCCGCCGACGGCGGCCACGCACGCGTACCGCTGCCCGCAACCGCGCCCGACGCCCGCCCACACCCCGCGGAGCGCGTCCCTGACACCCGCCCCGCGCCGGACGGGCCCCGGGCCCGCCTCACCCCGGAGGAGGCCCGCACCCTCGCCTCCTGGGACCGCGACCTGGACGCGCTCACCGGCGAGCTGCTGCGCGCCCGCGAGGCCGTCAGGGACGTGCCCGTGCCGCCCTCGCTCACCGCGTCCGAGCTGATGCGCCTCGCCGCCGACCCCGAAGGGTTCGCGCAGGAGCTGGCCCGCCCCATGCCGCGCCCGCCGCAGCCCGCGGCCCGCCGGGGCACCCGCTTCCACGCCTGGATCGAGTCCCGCTTCGAAGCGCTGACGCTGCCGATGCTCGCCCCGGAGGACCTGCCGGGCGGCGGCCCCGACGAGGCCGAGATCGCCGACGAGCGCGACCTGGAAGCCCTCAAGGAGTCCTTCGAGCGCACCGAGTACGCCCACCGCACGCCCTACCGCGTCGAGGTCCCCTTCCAGTTCGTGATCGCGGGCCGCGTCGTCAGGGGCCGCATCGACGCCGTCTACAAGGACGGTGACGGGGACGACACGACGTACGAGATCGTCGACTGGAAGACCAGCCGCACCCACAGCGCCGACCCCCTCCAGCTCGCGGTCTACCGGCTGGCCTGGGCCGAGCAGCAGGGCGTGCCCCTGGAGTCGGTGAAGGCCGCCTTCCTGTACGTGCGCAGCGGCGAGACCGCGCGGCCCCGGAACCTGCCGGGCCGCGCCGAGCTCGAACGCCTGCTCCTCGAAGAACCGGACACCGCTCCGGACGCCGAACCGCGGGAAGAGCCGACCCCGGATGGCGGATAG
- a CDS encoding ATP-dependent helicase, with product MSSPSSARHIRHPSHHQVRQGTPGAYRLVRTLPDRLDPPRLDARQRAVVDHRGGPLLVLAGPGTGKTTTLVEAVAARVAEGADPARILVLTFSRKAAVELRDRMALRVGAARAPQATTFHSFCYALVRAHQDADLFVEPLRLLSGPEQDVAVRELLAGQLDLAQEGRAHIRWPDELRACLTTRGFADEVRAVLARSRELGLGPAALDDFARRSGRPDWAAAASFLAEYLDVLDMQGVLDYAELVHRAVLLARRPEVARVLGAQYDAVFVDEYQDTDPAQVRLLHALAGGGRPLVAFGDPDQSIYTFRGADVNGILEFPYAFPRADGAPAPVEVLTTSRRSGAQLLAATRLLTRRMPLTRLPAEKVRVHREPTPVRDGGRVEVYTYPTAGTELDNIADILRRAHLEDGVPWSDMAVLVRAGARTIPAVRRSLSAAGVPLDIDGDDIALRHEPAVVPLLSALRVVATAVLEEGPDAPRAEATADTGTVPAWLDTETALTLLTSPLAGMDAADLRRLGRALREEERAAGNHLPPPSDELLARALAEPERLVAHDPTYARGAQRLGALLRKARERLAGGGTAEEALWELWDGTPWPKRLERTARRGGASGRNADRDLDAVCALFAAAARAEERTGGRGALNFLEETEAQDIAADTLTRRAVRPDAVRLMTAHRAKGLEWRLVVVAGVQEGLWPDLRRRGSLLEADRIGRDGLAEPLTPGALLSEERRLFYVAATRARERLVVTAVKAPADDGDQPSRFLTELGVEPRDITGRPRRPLSVAALVAELRATTVDPRVSEALREGAAQRLAKLAALGDADGRPLVPSAHPYRWWGMYEPTASEVPLRDRDKPVVLSGSALDQLANTCSLQWFLGREVKADAPATAAQGFGNVVHVLADEVASGRTPADLAVLMERLDSVWDALAFDAPWKSSQEKEHARVALERFLQWHVMDRASRTPLASEHGFDVTLGAGPYEVRVRGSMDRVEQDAEGRAYVVDFKTGKQAPSAADVARHPQLAVYQLAVREGAADDVFGGVRPEPGGAELVQLRQGAAKKNGGDALPKVQAQEPLSGEWIGDLLATAAGKVLDERFTPTTGQHCTHCAFRASCSARPEGRQVVE from the coding sequence GTGAGCTCCCCTTCTTCCGCCCGGCACATCCGACACCCATCGCACCACCAGGTGCGACAGGGGACCCCGGGTGCCTACCGACTGGTGCGTACCCTGCCCGACCGGCTGGATCCCCCTCGCTTGGACGCACGTCAGCGCGCGGTGGTTGACCACAGGGGCGGGCCGCTCCTCGTCCTCGCGGGACCGGGCACCGGCAAGACGACCACGCTGGTGGAGGCCGTCGCCGCCCGTGTCGCCGAGGGCGCGGACCCGGCGCGGATCCTGGTGCTCACCTTCAGCCGCAAGGCCGCCGTGGAGCTGCGCGACCGCATGGCGCTGCGCGTCGGCGCCGCGCGCGCCCCGCAGGCGACCACGTTCCACTCCTTCTGCTACGCCCTGGTCCGGGCCCACCAGGACGCGGACCTGTTCGTGGAGCCGCTGCGGCTGCTCTCCGGGCCCGAACAGGACGTGGCGGTGCGCGAGCTCCTCGCGGGCCAGCTCGACCTCGCGCAGGAGGGCCGCGCGCACATCCGCTGGCCGGACGAACTGCGTGCCTGCCTCACCACCCGCGGCTTCGCCGACGAGGTGCGCGCGGTGCTCGCCCGCAGCCGCGAGCTGGGTCTCGGGCCCGCGGCCCTCGACGACTTCGCCCGGCGCAGCGGCCGCCCCGACTGGGCCGCCGCCGCGTCCTTCCTCGCCGAGTACCTGGACGTGCTCGACATGCAAGGAGTGCTCGACTACGCGGAACTGGTGCACCGCGCGGTGCTCCTCGCGCGCCGCCCCGAGGTGGCACGGGTGCTCGGCGCGCAGTACGACGCGGTCTTCGTGGACGAGTACCAGGACACGGACCCCGCCCAGGTGCGGCTGCTGCACGCGCTCGCCGGGGGCGGCAGGCCCCTGGTCGCCTTCGGAGACCCCGACCAGTCGATCTACACGTTCCGGGGCGCCGACGTCAACGGCATCCTGGAGTTCCCGTACGCCTTCCCGCGCGCGGACGGCGCCCCGGCGCCCGTCGAGGTCCTGACGACGTCGCGCAGGTCCGGCGCACAGCTGCTCGCCGCGACCCGGCTGCTCACCCGCCGCATGCCGCTGACCAGGCTGCCCGCCGAGAAGGTGCGGGTCCACCGGGAGCCGACGCCGGTCCGTGACGGCGGCCGCGTCGAGGTCTACACGTACCCGACGGCCGGCACGGAGCTCGACAACATCGCGGACATCCTGCGCCGCGCGCACCTGGAGGACGGCGTCCCCTGGAGCGACATGGCGGTCCTGGTCCGCGCGGGCGCCCGCACGATCCCCGCGGTCCGGCGCAGCCTCAGCGCGGCGGGCGTCCCCCTCGACATCGACGGAGACGACATCGCACTGCGGCACGAGCCCGCGGTGGTGCCGTTGCTGTCGGCGCTGCGGGTGGTGGCGACGGCGGTGCTGGAGGAAGGACCCGACGCCCCACGCGCCGAAGCCACCGCCGACACCGGCACCGTGCCCGCCTGGCTCGACACCGAGACCGCCCTCACCCTCCTGACCTCCCCCCTGGCGGGCATGGACGCCGCCGACCTGCGCCGACTCGGCCGTGCGCTGCGCGAGGAGGAGCGCGCCGCGGGCAACCACCTGCCGCCGCCCTCCGACGAGTTGCTGGCCCGCGCCCTCGCCGAGCCGGAGCGGCTCGTCGCGCACGACCCGACGTACGCCCGCGGCGCCCAGCGCCTCGGCGCGCTGCTGCGCAAGGCCCGTGAGCGCCTCGCGGGCGGCGGTACGGCCGAGGAGGCGCTGTGGGAGCTGTGGGACGGCACACCGTGGCCCAAGCGCCTGGAGCGCACCGCGCGGCGCGGCGGCGCGTCAGGACGCAACGCCGACCGCGACCTCGACGCGGTGTGCGCGCTGTTCGCGGCGGCGGCCCGCGCCGAGGAGCGCACCGGCGGCCGAGGCGCCCTCAACTTCCTCGAGGAGACCGAGGCGCAGGACATCGCCGCGGACACACTCACCCGCAGGGCCGTGCGCCCCGATGCCGTACGCCTCATGACGGCGCATCGCGCCAAGGGCCTGGAGTGGCGCCTCGTCGTGGTCGCGGGCGTCCAGGAGGGCCTCTGGCCCGACCTGCGTCGCCGGGGCTCCCTCCTGGAGGCCGACCGCATCGGACGCGACGGCCTCGCCGAACCGCTCACGCCAGGAGCGCTCCTCTCCGAAGAGCGCCGTCTGTTCTACGTCGCCGCCACGCGCGCGCGTGAGCGCCTCGTCGTCACCGCGGTCAAGGCACCGGCGGACGACGGCGACCAGCCGTCGCGCTTCCTCACCGAACTCGGCGTTGAACCACGGGACATCACGGGCCGCCCGCGCCGCCCCCTGTCGGTCGCCGCGCTCGTCGCCGAGCTGCGCGCCACCACCGTCGACCCGCGCGTCTCGGAGGCCCTGCGCGAGGGCGCGGCCCAGCGCCTGGCCAAGCTCGCCGCGCTCGGTGACGCCGACGGGCGCCCCCTCGTGCCGTCCGCGCACCCCTACCGCTGGTGGGGCATGTACGAGCCGACGGCGAGCGAAGTCCCCCTGCGGGACCGGGACAAGCCGGTCGTGCTCTCCGGCAGCGCCCTGGACCAGCTCGCCAACACCTGCTCCTTGCAGTGGTTCCTTGGCCGCGAGGTGAAGGCGGACGCGCCCGCGACCGCCGCCCAGGGCTTCGGCAACGTGGTGCACGTCCTGGCCGACGAGGTCGCGTCCGGACGCACGCCCGCCGACCTCGCCGTCCTCATGGAGCGCCTCGACTCGGTGTGGGACGCGCTCGCCTTCGACGCGCCCTGGAAGTCGTCGCAGGAGAAGGAGCACGCGCGCGTGGCGCTCGAACGCTTCCTCCAGTGGCACGTGATGGACCGCGCGAGCCGCACCCCGCTCGCCAGCGAGCACGGCTTCGACGTGACCCTCGGAGCGGGTCCCTACGAAGTGCGGGTGCGCGGTTCCATGGACCGCGTCGAGCAGGACGCGGAAGGCCGCGCCTACGTAGTGGACTTCAAGACCGGCAAACAGGCACCGAGCGCCGCCGACGTGGCGCGCCACCCGCAGCTCGCCGTCTACCAGCTGGCGGTCCGCGAAGGCGCCGCGGACGACGTCTTCGGAGGCGTACGTCCCGAACCGGGCGGCGCCGAACTGGTGCAGCTGCGCCAAGGTGCCGCCAAGAAGAACGGCGGCGACGCCCTGCCCAAGGTCCAGGCCCAGGAGCCCCTCTCCGGAGAGTGGATCGGCGACCTCCTCGCGACGGCCGCGGGCAAGGTCCTGGACGAGCGCTTCACACCGACCACGGGCCAGCACTGCACGCACTGCGCCTTCCGCGCCTCGTGCAGCGCGCGCCCGGAGGGCCGACAGGTCGTGGAGTGA
- the nudC gene encoding NAD(+) diphosphatase encodes MTTWTDRTADRPVSLTAPSGIDRAAHHRMDEAWLAAAWSHPTTRVFVVSGGQVLIDETPQGATELVMTPAFEAPLTEEHRYFLGTDDDGVSYFALQKDTLPGRMDQSARPAGLREAGLLLSPRDAGLMVHAVALENWQRLHRFCSRCGERTVIAAAGHIRRCQACGAEHYPRTDPAVIMAVRDAEDRILLGRQVHWPEGRFSTLAGFVEPGESIEQSVRREVFEEAGVTVGDVEYVASQPWPFPSSLMLGFMADATSSEINVDGEEIQEARWFSREDLRAAFESGEVLPPYGISIAARLIELWYGKPLPKPGTVG; translated from the coding sequence GTGACCACCTGGACCGACCGCACCGCAGACCGGCCCGTCTCGCTCACCGCGCCCAGCGGCATCGACCGCGCGGCCCACCACCGCATGGACGAGGCCTGGCTCGCCGCAGCCTGGAGCCACCCGACGACCCGGGTCTTCGTGGTCTCCGGTGGTCAGGTGCTCATCGACGAGACACCGCAGGGCGCCACGGAACTGGTGATGACGCCCGCCTTCGAAGCGCCCCTCACCGAGGAGCACCGCTACTTCCTGGGCACGGACGACGACGGCGTCAGCTACTTCGCGTTGCAGAAGGACACCCTGCCGGGCCGCATGGACCAGTCCGCGCGCCCCGCGGGACTGCGCGAGGCGGGACTGCTGCTCTCACCGCGTGACGCGGGCCTGATGGTGCACGCCGTCGCCCTGGAGAACTGGCAGCGCCTGCACCGCTTCTGCTCCCGGTGCGGCGAGCGCACGGTCATCGCCGCCGCGGGCCACATCCGCCGCTGCCAGGCGTGCGGCGCCGAGCACTACCCGCGAACGGACCCCGCGGTGATCATGGCGGTCAGGGACGCCGAGGACCGCATCCTCCTGGGCCGCCAGGTGCACTGGCCCGAGGGCCGCTTCTCCACCCTCGCGGGCTTCGTCGAGCCGGGCGAGTCCATCGAGCAGTCGGTGCGCAGGGAGGTCTTCGAGGAGGCGGGCGTCACGGTCGGCGACGTCGAGTACGTCGCCAGCCAGCCCTGGCCCTTCCCCTCCAGCCTGATGCTGGGCTTCATGGCCGACGCGACCTCTTCGGAGATCAACGTCGACGGCGAGGAGATCCAGGAGGCCCGCTGGTTCTCCCGGGAAGACCTGCGGGCCGCATTCGAGTCCGGGGAGGTCCTGCCTCCCTACGGAATCTCGATTGCGGCCCGTCTGATCGAGCTCTGGTACGGCAAGCCCCTGCCGAAGCCGGGGACCGTGGGCTGA
- a CDS encoding mycoredoxin, with protein sequence MPGTVTMYSTTWCGYCRRLKGQMDREGIAYEEVNIEQDPDSAAFVEKANGGNQTVPTVLFPDGSTLTNPSLAQVKQKLA encoded by the coding sequence ATGCCGGGCACTGTGACGATGTACAGCACCACGTGGTGCGGCTACTGCCGCCGCCTCAAGGGCCAGATGGACCGTGAGGGCATCGCGTACGAGGAGGTCAACATCGAGCAGGACCCGGATTCCGCGGCCTTCGTCGAGAAGGCGAACGGCGGGAACCAGACGGTCCCCACCGTCCTCTTCCCGGACGGCTCCACGCTCACGAACCCCTCGCTCGCGCAGGTCAAGCAGAAGCTGGCCTGA
- a CDS encoding dipeptidase, whose product MSETPDSAVRTYIENHRAAFLDDLAEWLRIPSVSAQPDHSQDVRRSADWLAAKLKETGFPTVEVWPTAGAPAVFAEWPSDDPQAPTVLVYGHHDVQPAAREDGWDTDPFEPVVQGNRLYARGAADDKGQVFFHTLGVRAHLAATGRTAPAVHLKLLVEGEEESGSPHFRALIEEHRERIAADAVIVSDTGMWSEDTPTVCTGMRGLADCEIELRGPDQDIHSGSFGGAVPNPATEAARLVAALHDEHARVAVPGFYEGITELTDRERELFAELPFDEERWLRTAKSHATHGEAGHTTLERIWARPTAEVNGIGGGYQGAGGKTIVPSSAFLKLSFRLVAGQDPDRVEEAVRTWVAERMPAGIRHTITFGAATRPCLTPLDHPALRSVVRAMGRAFEQQVRFTREGGSGPAADLQDVLGAPVLFLGISVPSDGWHAPNEKVEIDLLLKGVETTAYLWGDLAENWRDAH is encoded by the coding sequence ATGAGCGAGACACCGGACAGCGCCGTCCGTACGTACATCGAGAACCACCGTGCCGCCTTCCTCGACGACCTCGCCGAGTGGCTGCGCATACCGTCCGTGTCGGCCCAGCCCGACCACTCCCAGGACGTGCGCCGCAGTGCCGACTGGCTCGCCGCCAAGCTCAAGGAGACCGGCTTCCCGACCGTCGAGGTCTGGCCGACGGCGGGCGCGCCCGCCGTGTTCGCCGAGTGGCCTTCGGACGACCCGCAGGCCCCCACCGTCCTGGTCTACGGCCACCACGACGTGCAGCCCGCCGCCCGCGAGGACGGCTGGGACACTGACCCGTTCGAGCCGGTCGTCCAGGGAAACCGGCTGTACGCGCGCGGGGCCGCCGACGACAAGGGCCAGGTCTTCTTCCACACCCTGGGTGTCCGCGCCCACCTCGCGGCCACCGGCCGCACCGCGCCCGCCGTCCACCTGAAGCTGCTCGTCGAGGGCGAGGAGGAGTCGGGCTCCCCGCACTTCCGCGCGCTCATCGAGGAGCACCGCGAGCGCATCGCCGCCGACGCGGTGATCGTCTCAGACACCGGCATGTGGTCGGAGGACACCCCCACCGTCTGCACCGGCATGCGGGGCCTGGCCGACTGCGAGATCGAACTGCGCGGACCCGACCAGGACATCCACTCCGGCTCCTTCGGCGGCGCGGTCCCGAACCCCGCCACCGAGGCCGCCCGCCTCGTCGCCGCCCTCCACGACGAGCACGCGCGCGTGGCGGTCCCCGGCTTCTACGAAGGCATCACGGAACTCACCGACCGCGAGCGCGAGCTCTTCGCCGAGCTGCCCTTCGACGAGGAGCGCTGGCTGCGTACGGCCAAGTCGCACGCGACCCACGGCGAGGCGGGGCACACCACCCTGGAGCGCATCTGGGCCCGCCCCACCGCCGAGGTCAACGGCATCGGCGGCGGCTACCAGGGAGCGGGCGGCAAGACGATCGTCCCGTCGTCCGCGTTCCTCAAGCTGTCGTTCCGGCTCGTCGCGGGCCAGGACCCGGACCGCGTCGAGGAGGCCGTGCGCACCTGGGTCGCCGAGCGGATGCCCGCGGGCATCCGGCACACGATCACCTTCGGTGCCGCCACGCGCCCGTGCCTGACCCCGCTCGACCACCCGGCGCTGCGGTCCGTCGTCCGGGCGATGGGACGCGCCTTCGAGCAGCAGGTCCGCTTCACGCGCGAGGGCGGCTCGGGACCGGCCGCCGACCTCCAGGACGTCCTCGGGGCGCCCGTCCTGTTCCTCGGCATCTCCGTCCCCTCCGACGGCTGGCACGCGCCGAACGAGAAGGTCGAGATCGACCTGCTCCTCAAGGGCGTGGAGACGACCGCCTACCTGTGGGGCGACCTGGCGGAGAACTGGCGCGATGCACACTGA